The proteins below come from a single Nostoc sp. KVJ3 genomic window:
- a CDS encoding zinc-binding dehydrogenase: MNATTYRKLIAKQLNQDFKSAIEIVEVPISQPAASQVLIQNKFAGVNGGFDTLLCRGDVPYVNLIPPFDLGVEAVGEVIAMGENVKDFQIGDAVITTARGGGYREYQVIDANLAVKVREATPEVLTLIPTGVSALVALEQVGEMKSNEVVLVTAAAGGTGHIAVQLAKLAGNHVIGTCSSEAKAKLLKELGCDRIINYRTENLNQVLKQEYPNGINLIFDCVGKTVFDTCVENLAVRGRLVVVGFISEYARTIEEVTQPRLYHQLFWKAASVRGFLMPHYKEYMAEARDRLLNLFYTDKLKVAVDPTHFNGIESIPDAVEYLLSGQNCGKVVVRF, encoded by the coding sequence ATGAACGCAACAACTTACAGAAAGTTAATAGCAAAGCAACTTAATCAAGATTTTAAATCTGCCATTGAAATCGTTGAAGTTCCTATTTCCCAACCTGCTGCTAGCCAAGTTTTAATTCAAAACAAATTTGCTGGTGTTAACGGTGGATTTGATACCTTACTTTGCCGTGGTGATGTTCCTTATGTTAATTTAATTCCTCCCTTTGATTTAGGTGTCGAAGCTGTAGGGGAAGTTATCGCTATGGGTGAAAATGTTAAAGATTTTCAAATTGGGGATGCTGTCATAACTACAGCACGTGGTGGTGGTTATCGAGAATATCAGGTTATAGATGCAAACTTAGCGGTGAAGGTGCGGGAAGCCACACCAGAAGTTTTAACCTTGATTCCTACAGGTGTATCAGCCTTGGTTGCACTGGAACAAGTGGGGGAGATGAAAAGTAATGAAGTAGTTTTAGTGACAGCAGCAGCAGGGGGAACCGGTCATATTGCGGTGCAATTGGCAAAGTTAGCTGGAAATCATGTCATTGGTACTTGTAGTTCTGAGGCGAAAGCAAAGTTACTGAAAGAATTAGGCTGCGATCGCATTATCAACTATCGTACAGAAAATCTCAATCAAGTCCTCAAGCAAGAATACCCCAATGGCATTAACTTAATTTTTGACTGCGTAGGTAAAACTGTATTTGATACCTGCGTTGAAAACTTGGCAGTGCGGGGACGCTTAGTAGTCGTTGGTTTTATCTCCGAATACGCAAGAACTATAGAAGAAGTTACACAACCACGCCTCTATCACCAACTATTTTGGAAAGCTGCTTCTGTGAGAGGCTTTCTCATGCCTCATTATAAGGAATATATGGCAGAGGCACGCGATCGCCTTTTAAATCTGTTCTACACAGACAAACTTAAAGTTGCCGTTGACCCAACCCACTTTAACGGCATAGAATCAATACCCGACGCTGTAGAATATCTCCTCAGTGGTCAGAATTGTGGCAAAGTAGTTGTGAGATTTTAA
- a CDS encoding response regulator: MNINKYEKNVILIVDDTPINLELLLHFLEDYGFKVLVAEDGENALKIAGNASPDLILLDVLMPGIDGFETCRLLKINPATQDIPVIFITAITDKMDRVKGLNLGAVDYITKPLEYKEVLARVNTHLRLRNLTKKLTEQNKRLEMEILERERVEEKLRCNSAALEESNNRYQALIQASGQILYDWHLHTNDIKYGGNVERILGYSMSEMLGGLNRWLELVHPDDRNFFNEEINRVLSTKGRFHLEFRVCRKDGTYITVENNGYIFLDSTGKVARMAGFVIDITANQAVLRERKNAEQKIREQAALLNITTDAILVQDLVNKIQFWNKGAEHLYGWMVEEALGKNANQLLYRKQNFYQMKNIQKTLVEHGSWQGELHQVTKQGNEIIVASRWTLVNDDEGQAKSILIVNSDITEKKQLEAQFLRAQRMESLGTLASGIAHDLNNALTPMLMTVQLLEPKLPDEKSQQWLKIMETNVKRAADLVKQVLWFSRGSVGNFKTLQVHYLISEIENIVKQTFSRAIEIRIDVPHQNIWNIFGDATQLHQVVMNLCINARDAMPDGGILKISAKNFWVNSHYARINIDAKVGSYVMISVCDTGIGIPKEIVDRIFEPFFTTKEVGKGTGLGLSTVLGIIKSHGGFVNVLTEVSKGTEFQVCLPVMQTMDMDIDSKLTEDREFLAGHGELILVVDDEDSILEVTQTWLEQNAYKVVVANDGIDAIALYTKHQQEINVVLIDMMMPSIDGPTTINVLKKINPDIKIIGVSGLASNHEMIKTLGNSVKTLLSKPYTSNDLLRNLQMVINTK, translated from the coding sequence ATGAATATTAATAAATATGAGAAAAATGTCATTTTAATAGTCGATGATACTCCTATTAACCTAGAATTGTTATTACATTTTTTAGAGGATTACGGCTTTAAAGTTTTAGTAGCCGAAGATGGGGAAAATGCACTTAAAATAGCAGGGAATGCCTCACCTGACCTAATTCTATTAGATGTATTAATGCCAGGAATTGATGGGTTTGAAACTTGCAGACTTTTGAAAATAAATCCAGCTACTCAAGATATTCCCGTAATATTTATCACGGCAATCACTGACAAAATGGATCGAGTGAAAGGCTTAAATCTTGGTGCAGTAGATTACATCACTAAACCTCTAGAGTATAAAGAGGTTTTAGCTAGGGTAAATACGCATTTACGTTTACGAAATCTCACAAAAAAACTAACAGAACAAAATAAACGTTTAGAGATGGAAATCTTGGAACGTGAGCGGGTAGAGGAAAAACTGCGATGTAATTCAGCTGCATTAGAGGAGTCGAACAATCGCTATCAAGCACTAATTCAAGCAAGTGGTCAGATTCTCTACGACTGGCATTTACATACTAATGATATTAAATATGGGGGCAATGTAGAGCGAATATTAGGTTACTCTATGTCTGAGATGTTAGGAGGTTTGAATCGTTGGCTAGAGTTGGTTCATCCTGACGATCGAAACTTCTTTAACGAAGAGATCAACCGTGTTTTATCTACAAAAGGGCGATTCCACCTTGAATTTCGTGTATGCCGCAAAGATGGGACTTACATTACAGTTGAGAACAACGGGTATATCTTTTTAGACTCTACAGGTAAAGTTGCTCGCATGGCGGGCTTTGTAATAGATATTACTGCAAATCAAGCTGTGCTGCGCGAACGCAAAAATGCAGAACAAAAAATTCGCGAACAAGCTGCTTTACTCAACATCACCACAGATGCGATTCTGGTTCAAGATTTAGTTAACAAAATTCAATTTTGGAATAAAGGGGCTGAACATCTCTACGGTTGGATGGTAGAAGAAGCACTGGGTAAGAATGCCAATCAGCTTTTGTATCGAAAGCAAAATTTTTACCAAATGAAAAACATTCAGAAAACTCTAGTTGAACATGGTTCGTGGCAAGGTGAGTTACATCAAGTTACCAAACAAGGCAATGAGATAATCGTTGCTAGCCGCTGGACACTGGTAAATGATGATGAGGGACAAGCCAAATCCATCCTAATTGTCAACTCTGACATTACAGAGAAAAAACAACTCGAAGCGCAGTTTCTCCGCGCCCAGCGAATGGAGAGTCTTGGTACTCTCGCCAGTGGTATCGCCCACGATCTTAACAATGCATTGACACCCATGTTGATGACAGTGCAACTTTTAGAGCCAAAACTTCCAGATGAAAAAAGTCAGCAATGGCTAAAAATTATGGAAACAAACGTTAAACGTGCCGCAGATTTAGTTAAACAAGTACTGTGGTTTTCACGTGGCTCTGTAGGTAACTTTAAAACTTTACAGGTGCATTATTTAATTTCAGAAATTGAAAATATTGTTAAGCAAACATTTTCTAGAGCTATTGAAATCCGCATTGATGTTCCTCATCAAAACATCTGGAATATCTTTGGCGATGCTACTCAACTGCACCAAGTAGTGATGAACCTCTGTATTAATGCTCGTGATGCTATGCCTGATGGCGGTATCCTCAAGATTTCTGCAAAGAATTTCTGGGTTAATAGCCACTATGCCCGGATAAATATTGATGCGAAGGTGGGTTCTTATGTAATGATTAGTGTTTGTGATACAGGTATAGGAATTCCCAAAGAAATAGTAGATAGAATTTTTGAGCCATTTTTCACGACAAAAGAAGTGGGTAAAGGGACAGGACTTGGTCTTTCAACAGTGCTTGGTATTATCAAAAGCCACGGCGGTTTTGTCAATGTACTGACTGAAGTGAGCAAAGGCACAGAGTTTCAAGTTTGCTTACCCGTTATGCAGACAATGGATATGGATATAGATAGTAAATTAACTGAAGATCGGGAATTCCTAGCAGGGCATGGAGAATTGATTCTTGTTGTTGATGATGAAGATTCAATTTTAGAGGTTACTCAAACCTGGTTAGAACAAAATGCCTATAAAGTTGTAGTGGCTAATGATGGCATTGATGCGATCGCACTGTATACAAAACATCAACAAGAAATTAATGTAGTATTGATTGATATGATGATGCCAAGCATAGATGGGCCAACAACTATCAATGTGTTGAAAAAAATTAATCCAGATATCAAAATTATTGGTGTTAGTGGATTAGCCTCCAATCATGAAATGATTAAAACTCTTGGTAATAGTGTCAAAACCCTTTTGTCTAAACCTTACACCTCAAACGACTTGTTAAGAAATTTACAGATGGTGATTAATACAAAGTAG
- a CDS encoding histidine phosphatase family protein, producing the protein MRKILYIVPHCQAVGQEPNAPLTSEGNLQAIALADLLFGLGIERVISSPFVRAYQSIVPLSERLGLSIETDNRLIERVLCTTPLNDWRERLAESFTNLDLYLDGGESSRIAMARGIAVIDEILQQETNTIAIVTHGNLMALILKHFDDRIGYAEWEKLSNPDVYRVQFFNSETQVEPMICP; encoded by the coding sequence ATGCGGAAAATTTTGTATATTGTGCCACATTGTCAAGCCGTTGGACAAGAACCTAACGCACCTCTTACATCAGAAGGCAATCTCCAAGCGATCGCTCTTGCTGATTTGTTATTCGGTTTGGGTATCGAGCGGGTGATCTCCAGTCCATTTGTTAGAGCATATCAATCAATTGTTCCACTCTCTGAACGTCTGGGTCTTTCAATTGAGACTGATAATCGACTTATTGAGCGCGTACTGTGTACAACACCGCTTAATGATTGGCGTGAGCGATTGGCTGAGTCATTTACCAATCTTGATTTATATCTAGATGGTGGTGAGTCAAGTCGTATTGCTATGGCGCGTGGCATAGCTGTAATTGATGAAATATTACAACAAGAAACAAATACAATTGCGATCGTGACGCATGGCAATTTAATGGCGTTGATTCTGAAGCATTTTGACGATCGCATTGGTTATGCTGAATGGGAAAAACTGAGCAATCCAGATGTGTATCGCGTACAGTTTTTTAACAGTGAAACACAGGTAGAGCCAATGATCTGCCCTTAA
- a CDS encoding zinc-dependent metalloprotease, whose protein sequence is MNRLTFYMILLHGLFLGIASASAKSPSVNGFDPELSSKDRAVRLLEAVVTAKSQLTTEASLTKISVLPLNNLSIPQEQRLASGQVWVVNQNKHVQPQPFIWVVKDLKKAEQQPFLQVAKPAEPPKPSKTPTAKDELEPFDQVTKDTQKSGGLFTIYRNKEKNKIYLEIKPEQLNKNYLATTTLESGIGERGIYSGMPLQDFLFYFQRVNDKLHFVIRNVNFRTREGDPQVRSLARSFSDSVLYTIAIKSIHPQRKTILIDLGDLLLTDLAGLSASLGVPATTDQSYFGTAKVFPQNLEVESVLNYSGGAGHESEIPGFASLPDNRGFTLRVHYSLSQLPDKDYRPRLADDRIGYFITAYQDLSKDDRGDSFVRYINRWDLEKQDPNAVISRPKKPIVFWIDNAVPLEYRDAMKEGVLMWNKAFLKAGFKDAIEVRQMPDDATWDSADIRYNTIRWINTVDGYFAMGPSRVNPLTGEILDADILVDASFIRALKSEYRKIIQPSQTENRTTISALMQNRLLCANGLDGKNSGVPQQMQGQQGLLNHLSKMAGEYDLCYGMEAANQFAFGSLAMSLLPDTMATPDKVKEYINQYLRLIIAHEVGHTLGLRHNFRGSTLLPPQEMNNTEITKNKGLTSSVMDYIPPNIAPQGTKQGDYFPSMVGPYDEWAIKYGYMPIKTSTPIAEKPILEEIAAQSYKPELSYSTDEDMYDLDPTSDAWDNSSNVLLYSQWQLNNSRVMWERLDKRYPLAGDSYSDVSERFSTVLGNYFQQIYYTTKYIGGQSFYRIHPSEIPSGVKEHRLPFEPVPVAEQRQALETLQKYVFAEDAFNFSPELLNKLAPSRWLHWGSSPQVGRLDFPIHDLVLLMQGSVLRDLLSGDRLSRLKDIELKTKPENALSLPELFDTLQSDIWTEVIKPKGKSVKIASLRRGLQRQYLDILTAMVLRKESVPEDARTLAWYKLKQLDEKLKEVNSNDEYTKAHLLETRDRIEKVLNAPLQGN, encoded by the coding sequence ATGAACAGATTAACCTTTTATATGATTTTGTTACATGGTTTGTTTTTAGGAATAGCATCAGCTAGTGCTAAGTCACCATCTGTAAATGGATTTGATCCAGAGTTGTCATCCAAGGATCGGGCTGTGCGCCTTTTAGAAGCTGTAGTTACAGCTAAGAGTCAGTTAACAACAGAAGCTTCTTTAACTAAAATCTCGGTATTACCACTAAACAATCTTAGTATTCCCCAGGAACAGAGGCTAGCGTCAGGTCAAGTTTGGGTAGTTAATCAAAATAAACACGTGCAGCCTCAACCATTTATTTGGGTAGTAAAAGACCTGAAAAAAGCAGAACAGCAACCATTTTTACAAGTTGCAAAACCCGCAGAACCACCTAAACCTAGCAAAACACCAACGGCAAAGGATGAGTTAGAGCCATTTGACCAAGTAACCAAAGACACCCAAAAGTCAGGGGGATTGTTTACCATTTATCGGAATAAAGAAAAGAATAAAATTTATCTAGAAATTAAGCCAGAACAACTCAACAAAAATTACCTCGCTACGACAACCCTAGAATCGGGTATTGGGGAACGAGGTATTTATAGCGGTATGCCTCTGCAAGATTTTTTATTTTATTTCCAACGGGTGAATGATAAACTACATTTTGTCATCCGCAATGTCAATTTTCGCACTCGTGAGGGAGATCCCCAGGTGCGATCGCTAGCCCGGTCTTTTAGCGACTCTGTTCTTTACACTATTGCCATTAAAAGCATTCATCCACAACGCAAAACTATTCTCATCGACCTGGGCGATTTGTTACTCACAGACTTAGCAGGATTATCTGCCAGTTTAGGAGTACCAGCAACCACAGACCAGTCCTATTTCGGTACAGCGAAAGTCTTTCCCCAAAACTTAGAAGTCGAGTCAGTTTTAAATTACTCTGGTGGCGCTGGTCATGAGAGTGAAATACCAGGTTTTGCCTCGCTACCTGACAACCGTGGTTTTACCCTGCGCGTCCACTACAGTCTCTCCCAATTACCTGATAAAGATTATCGACCGCGCCTTGCTGACGATCGCATCGGCTACTTCATTACCGCCTACCAAGATTTATCCAAAGACGATCGCGGTGATTCTTTTGTCCGCTACATAAATCGCTGGGACTTAGAAAAACAAGACCCAAATGCAGTAATTTCTCGCCCCAAAAAACCAATTGTCTTCTGGATTGATAACGCTGTACCTTTAGAGTACCGCGATGCGATGAAAGAAGGGGTGTTAATGTGGAACAAAGCCTTTCTCAAAGCCGGATTTAAAGATGCAATTGAAGTCCGCCAAATGCCTGATGATGCTACATGGGACTCAGCCGATATTCGTTACAACACAATTCGCTGGATTAACACAGTCGATGGTTATTTTGCAATGGGGCCATCCCGCGTTAACCCCTTGACTGGAGAAATTTTGGATGCAGACATTCTCGTAGATGCTAGCTTTATCCGGGCCCTTAAGAGTGAATATCGCAAAATCATCCAACCCAGCCAAACAGAAAATCGGACTACCATCTCAGCTTTGATGCAAAATCGTCTACTTTGTGCCAATGGTTTAGATGGGAAAAACAGCGGTGTGCCTCAGCAGATGCAAGGGCAACAGGGGTTGTTGAATCATTTATCGAAAATGGCAGGTGAGTACGATTTATGCTATGGCATGGAGGCTGCTAACCAGTTTGCTTTTGGTTCACTAGCGATGTCACTGCTGCCTGATACCATGGCCACACCAGACAAGGTAAAAGAATATATCAATCAATATTTACGTTTAATCATTGCTCATGAAGTTGGGCATACTCTTGGTTTACGTCATAACTTCCGTGGTAGTACACTGCTACCACCCCAGGAGATGAATAATACGGAAATTACTAAAAACAAAGGTCTAACAAGTTCCGTAATGGACTATATTCCCCCAAATATTGCCCCTCAAGGGACAAAACAGGGAGATTATTTTCCTAGCATGGTGGGGCCTTATGATGAATGGGCAATTAAGTACGGCTATATGCCCATTAAGACATCAACTCCCATCGCAGAAAAGCCAATATTAGAGGAAATTGCTGCACAATCTTACAAGCCAGAGTTGAGTTATTCTACAGATGAAGATATGTATGACCTTGACCCTACATCTGATGCTTGGGATAACAGTAGTAATGTACTGCTTTATTCTCAGTGGCAGTTGAATAATTCTCGCGTGATGTGGGAACGTCTTGATAAGCGTTACCCACTGGCTGGTGATAGTTACAGCGATGTGAGCGAACGTTTTAGCACAGTATTGGGCAACTATTTTCAGCAAATATATTACACCACAAAATACATCGGTGGACAATCTTTTTATCGCATTCACCCTAGCGAGATTCCTTCAGGAGTTAAGGAACACCGATTACCATTTGAACCAGTACCAGTTGCAGAACAACGGCAAGCTTTAGAAACGCTACAAAAATATGTATTTGCAGAAGATGCCTTCAACTTTTCACCGGAACTATTGAATAAATTAGCACCTTCCCGTTGGCTACATTGGGGTAGTTCTCCGCAAGTTGGTCGGTTGGATTTTCCAATTCATGACTTGGTGTTACTTATGCAGGGTTCGGTATTGCGGGATTTACTCTCAGGCGATCGCCTCTCTCGCCTCAAGGATATTGAACTAAAAACTAAGCCCGAAAATGCACTGAGTCTACCGGAGTTATTTGACACTTTGCAATCAGATATCTGGACAGAAGTAATCAAACCAAAAGGGAAGTCAGTGAAGATTGCTAGTTTGCGGCGAGGCTTGCAACGGCAATACCTGGACATTTTGACGGCTATGGTGTTGCGAAAAGAATCTGTGCCAGAAGATGCTCGGACTCTCGCTTGGTATAAACTCAAACAATTGGATGAGAAACTCAAGGAGGTGAATTCCAATGATGAATATACTAAAGCACACTTACTAGAAACGCGCGATCGCATTGAGAAAGTCTTGAATGCACCGTTACAAGGGAATTAA
- a CDS encoding nuclear transport factor 2 family protein has translation MTQNSENTLKVARQAFESLTHGMATGQWEPLLDMLTEDFTLWFPMGKFHGLNVGKERAREFFEYVFEAFSPGLNLTGLDRVTSNETTAVFEFRDEGLLFGELYKNRVAVSFDVRGDKICGYREYFGSDGKSY, from the coding sequence ATGACACAAAATTCAGAAAATACTTTAAAAGTTGCTCGACAGGCATTTGAGAGTCTTACGCATGGTATGGCAACTGGACAGTGGGAACCATTGTTAGATATGCTCACAGAAGATTTTACCCTTTGGTTCCCAATGGGTAAATTCCACGGTTTGAATGTTGGAAAAGAACGAGCTAGAGAATTTTTCGAGTACGTTTTTGAAGCCTTCAGTCCTGGTTTAAACCTAACTGGTCTAGACCGTGTTACCAGCAACGAAACAACGGCTGTCTTTGAGTTTCGAGATGAAGGACTTTTGTTCGGTGAGCTTTACAAAAATCGGGTAGCGGTTTCTTTTGATGTGCGTGGAGACAAAATTTGTGGCTATAGAGAATACTTTGGCAGTGATGGAAAATCATATTAA
- a CDS encoding aspartyl/asparaginyl beta-hydroxylase domain-containing protein: METFNEYHIDPNKFTFLKTFADNWQLIREEFKRFINQASDEELKLTYNILGPKSKTIKTKGDSKYSAFGILFQGLFIEKYIQAHQIQYPDYGSDEASQKAFILREKYFPNLAKVIKNVNSIDNEIIRNVYYGTFHPGLDIKLHVNYNPHMNRGYLGLIVPEGDVAMKICHEQLYWHEGKFLVLDHSYPHCPHNYTNYDRTVLVVDFFKPDKPRDEVIRFEKEQVTQRMQDNPYSLGVFGKSDKAKEEDFIKYGLAHQLEWDKALI, translated from the coding sequence ATGGAAACTTTTAATGAATATCATATAGACCCAAATAAATTTACTTTTCTAAAAACTTTTGCAGATAACTGGCAACTAATTAGAGAGGAATTTAAACGCTTTATTAACCAGGCATCTGATGAAGAACTAAAGTTAACTTACAATATTCTGGGGCCTAAAAGTAAAACGATTAAAACCAAAGGTGATTCAAAATACAGTGCTTTTGGTATTTTATTTCAAGGTCTTTTTATTGAAAAATATATCCAGGCACATCAAATACAATATCCTGATTACGGGTCGGATGAGGCATCCCAAAAAGCATTTATATTAAGAGAGAAATATTTCCCGAATTTAGCTAAAGTAATAAAAAATGTGAACTCTATTGATAATGAGATCATCAGAAATGTATATTATGGTACATTCCATCCTGGTTTAGATATTAAACTGCATGTAAACTATAATCCTCACATGAATCGTGGTTATCTGGGATTAATCGTGCCAGAGGGAGATGTGGCTATGAAAATATGCCATGAACAACTTTATTGGCATGAAGGAAAATTCCTAGTTTTAGATCATAGTTATCCACACTGCCCGCATAATTATACCAATTATGATAGGACTGTTTTGGTTGTAGACTTTTTTAAACCGGATAAGCCTAGAGATGAAGTAATCCGATTTGAAAAAGAGCAAGTCACACAAAGGATGCAAGATAATCCTTATAGCTTAGGTGTTTTTGGTAAAAGCGATAAAGCTAAAGAAGAAGATTTTATCAAGTATGGTTTAGCTCATCAATTAGAGTGGGATAAAGCTTTGATTTAG
- a CDS encoding DUF1995 family protein yields MSELPNSLEDAIAQSRLAVQAALADGCTRIQVEFLFPELKFMPVAEQFLPVFTDYDSRLKIFFADAGAAALARRDWADAPFQILDIGTGRAASLQTKIQPEDEIFLFIAPTSVEVPQLEKLCEVIGDRPLVLLNPRLEDSGVVGIGYTARKIRDRFLNTIEPAYYLRPVDDESALYRCYPGQWEVWLETNGEYQRIAELPTKPSGDDLDLILLKGQPQITTDATPARKPSVFKSLQRFLKALSS; encoded by the coding sequence ATGAGTGAACTTCCTAACAGTCTTGAAGATGCGATCGCCCAATCTCGTCTAGCCGTCCAAGCTGCACTTGCAGATGGCTGTACTCGGATACAAGTTGAGTTCCTGTTCCCAGAACTCAAGTTCATGCCGGTGGCGGAACAATTTCTGCCCGTGTTTACAGATTATGATTCGCGTTTGAAGATTTTCTTTGCTGACGCTGGGGCTGCGGCTTTAGCCCGCCGCGATTGGGCTGATGCACCATTTCAAATTTTGGATATTGGTACAGGTAGGGCTGCTTCCTTGCAGACAAAGATTCAGCCAGAGGATGAAATTTTCTTATTCATCGCCCCCACTTCCGTAGAAGTACCGCAGTTGGAAAAGTTGTGTGAAGTAATAGGCGATCGCCCCTTAGTCTTGTTAAATCCCCGTTTAGAAGATTCTGGGGTTGTGGGTATTGGTTATACAGCTAGAAAAATCCGCGATCGCTTTCTCAATACCATTGAACCCGCCTATTATCTGCGCCCCGTAGATGATGAAAGTGCCCTATATCGCTGCTACCCAGGACAGTGGGAAGTTTGGCTGGAAACCAACGGCGAATATCAAAGAATTGCCGAATTACCGACAAAACCATCGGGTGATGATTTGGATCTGATCCTTCTAAAAGGACAACCGCAAATAACAACAGATGCAACACCTGCGAGAAAGCCCAGTGTGTTTAAGAGTTTGCAACGGTTTTTAAAGGCATTGAGTAGTTAG